The following are from one region of the Halodesulfurarchaeum sp. HSR-GB genome:
- a CDS encoding histidine kinase N-terminal 7TM domain-containing protein — translation MTTPLILLAALSLSIVLGSAAAILAWREGPEPGARPLAFLLVGQVWWSISSFFRLRAATVESKLFWLMVLWVGVVIIPLAWLLFALEYSGRDRFLKTKYLALITPIPLLTILLVATGSFHDLLNVVHVGYTPNGVLRAEYTGNWYWVVAAYTYALGAIGIALLLELIVSQAFTFRKQGLALFVGLVVPWATNLSHITGVVDIGIDPTPIAFSFSGVAYLFAIRRYELLSANPAPNKRGKRLVFEGMEEMAIVVDNDDHIVDLNRSAESLFEQQRGELLGTPVPDVLSDYSNLLEMQGESMEMKKCLDGSERTYQVGVTSITNLHDRKIGHVLTFHDVTDYVRREQRYQVLNRVFRHNLRTESQLILGQAERLPKESDPVESIKARARAIEKIGDKARDLTAMFERDANTDRQVDLQGAIERSVGTLASQYPNATIHDRPPEEQIEVSSLIETVLTNVIENAVEHNPAPDPQVWVTVERANGRVKISVADDGPGLGEYEIETLEEGSESQLKHTSGLGLWLIKWGTEIAGGTVSFSERDPRGSVVTLDVPATTRSNGMD, via the coding sequence GTGACAACTCCGCTTATCCTTCTCGCTGCACTCTCGCTTTCGATTGTTCTGGGGTCTGCAGCGGCGATTCTGGCCTGGCGGGAGGGGCCAGAACCCGGTGCCAGGCCCCTCGCGTTCTTGCTCGTGGGGCAGGTCTGGTGGTCCATCTCGAGTTTTTTCCGTTTGCGGGCTGCGACCGTGGAGTCGAAGTTGTTCTGGCTGATGGTTTTGTGGGTCGGTGTCGTCATCATCCCACTGGCCTGGTTGCTGTTCGCGCTCGAATACTCGGGTCGAGACCGGTTCTTGAAAACCAAGTATCTGGCTCTGATCACCCCGATTCCGTTGCTCACGATTCTACTCGTCGCCACAGGATCCTTCCACGACCTGTTAAACGTCGTTCATGTGGGTTACACCCCGAACGGGGTGCTTCGAGCCGAATACACCGGCAACTGGTACTGGGTGGTGGCGGCGTACACCTACGCGCTTGGAGCGATCGGCATCGCATTGCTCCTCGAACTGATCGTGAGTCAGGCGTTCACCTTTCGAAAACAGGGGCTCGCGCTGTTCGTGGGCCTGGTGGTACCCTGGGCAACAAACCTGTCACACATCACGGGAGTCGTCGATATCGGAATCGATCCGACGCCGATTGCGTTCTCCTTCTCCGGGGTCGCATACCTGTTTGCCATCAGAAGATACGAACTACTCAGTGCGAATCCGGCCCCGAACAAACGTGGCAAGCGATTGGTCTTCGAAGGGATGGAGGAGATGGCCATCGTCGTCGACAACGATGACCACATCGTCGATTTGAATCGGAGTGCCGAGTCCCTCTTCGAACAACAGCGAGGTGAGTTGCTGGGAACACCGGTGCCAGACGTCCTCTCCGATTATTCAAATTTGCTCGAAATGCAGGGGGAGTCGATGGAAATGAAAAAGTGTCTGGATGGATCCGAGCGAACCTACCAGGTTGGAGTCACTTCGATCACCAATTTGCACGACCGAAAGATCGGCCACGTGCTCACGTTCCACGACGTGACGGACTACGTCCGGCGCGAGCAGCGGTACCAGGTTCTAAACCGGGTGTTCAGACACAACCTTCGGACCGAATCACAGTTGATCCTGGGCCAGGCCGAGCGACTGCCCAAGGAATCAGACCCGGTCGAATCGATCAAAGCCCGTGCGAGGGCTATCGAGAAGATCGGCGACAAGGCTCGAGACCTCACAGCAATGTTCGAGCGGGACGCGAACACCGATCGCCAGGTCGATCTTCAGGGGGCCATCGAACGAAGTGTTGGGACCCTGGCATCCCAGTATCCGAACGCGACGATTCACGATCGCCCTCCCGAGGAGCAAATTGAGGTCTCCTCGCTGATCGAAACGGTGCTGACTAACGTGATCGAGAACGCGGTGGAACACAATCCTGCCCCGGACCCACAGGTCTGGGTGACCGTGGAACGCGCGAACGGGCGGGTGAAGATCTCGGTGGCCGACGACGGACCGGGCCTCGGCGAGTACGAGATCGAGACCCTCGAAGAGGGCTCGGAATCACAGCTGAAACACACGAGCGGGCTCGGGCTCTGGTTGATCAAGTGGGGAACAGAGATCGCGGGCGGAACAGTCTCGTTCAGTGAACGGGACCCCAGGGGGTCGGTCGTGACTCTCGACGTGCCCGCAACGACCAGGTCAAACGGGATGGACTGA
- a CDS encoding UbiA family prenyltransferase codes for MKDLFVYTQLDIVGMGVAGVLTVMFVMSLPLSPAPLVIGLVTFGVYVGDRISDIKREPNATSDRSAFMRRHKSVLSVSSALAYGLAIAISVFGGPLALAITLVPGIFWILYASDWLDSVGTSVKRLKNILFVNSSVVAFAWATAVVFLPVSFANASITPTVIVLFAYFFFDIYINAEVPNFRDIEDDAANGVSTLPIVFGTRRTRHILYSINIFLVAIISIAYVHEWLPLVVVGAIIVGRLYGIILNGFLGRVENYRQLELLGEMKHVIVGLLLLVVVLS; via the coding sequence GTGAAAGATCTCTTCGTGTACACCCAACTCGACATCGTGGGGATGGGAGTCGCTGGGGTGCTGACGGTGATGTTCGTCATGTCACTGCCGCTCTCGCCGGCCCCCCTCGTCATCGGACTCGTCACCTTCGGCGTGTACGTCGGTGACAGAATCAGTGACATCAAACGTGAACCGAATGCGACCTCCGACCGCTCCGCGTTCATGCGTCGACACAAGAGCGTGTTGTCGGTCAGTTCGGCGCTTGCCTACGGCCTAGCGATTGCGATTTCGGTGTTTGGTGGCCCCCTGGCACTCGCCATAACCCTCGTTCCCGGCATATTCTGGATTTTATACGCCTCCGACTGGCTCGATTCGGTCGGTACGTCGGTCAAACGGCTGAAGAACATCCTCTTCGTCAATTCCTCGGTCGTGGCCTTCGCCTGGGCTACAGCCGTCGTGTTCCTCCCAGTTTCCTTTGCCAACGCCTCGATCACGCCGACTGTCATCGTGCTCTTCGCGTACTTCTTCTTTGACATTTACATCAATGCCGAAGTCCCCAACTTCCGCGACATCGAGGACGATGCAGCAAACGGCGTCTCGACGCTCCCGATCGTCTTCGGGACGCGCCGGACTCGCCACATTCTCTACTCGATCAACATCTTCCTCGTCGCCATCATCAGCATCGCCTACGTCCACGAGTGGCTTCCGCTGGTCGTCGTTGGAGCGATCATTGTCGGTCGCCTCTACGGAATCATATTGAACGGGTTCCTTGGACGGGTCGAGAATTACCGCCAACTCGAACTGCTCGGTGAGATGAAACATGTCATCGTCGGTCTGCTCTTGCTCGTGGTCGTTCTGAGCTGA
- a CDS encoding GIY-YIG nuclease family protein encodes MHYVYLLHCGDGSLYTGYTTDVRRRVAEHRAGEGAKYTRGRGPLTLRRVEAYRSRSAAQSREYEIKQLSRSAKTRLVPDQTDRIALGGLFVGDAVQ; translated from the coding sequence ATGCATTATGTCTACCTTTTGCACTGCGGTGACGGATCTCTCTACACAGGGTACACCACCGACGTTCGTCGCCGGGTAGCCGAACATCGAGCGGGCGAGGGTGCGAAGTACACCCGCGGTCGGGGCCCGTTGACCCTTCGCCGAGTGGAGGCATACCGCTCCCGTTCCGCCGCCCAATCTCGGGAGTACGAGATCAAACAGCTCTCGCGGTCGGCGAAAACGCGACTCGTCCCCGATCAGACCGATCGAATCGCACTCGGTGGGCTGTTCGTCGGCGACGCGGTTCAGTGA
- a CDS encoding metal-dependent hydrolase has protein sequence MWPWGHLAFAYVTYRGWTRLRGRAAIAGGTLGILILGALAPDLVDKPLAWTLSILPSGRSLAHSLLTAGVLGAGSVLLIRNPGRRRQAGVFLFGYVGHILADAVPDLVAGDPEALFFWNWPFAPHPTLSNDYSFVGQLSELGGQLRLLVAGEFSALGWVGIELIFVLLVGLLWLVDGAPGCPCLELGRHRH, from the coding sequence ATGTGGCCCTGGGGACACCTCGCGTTCGCCTACGTGACCTATCGAGGGTGGACACGTTTGCGGGGTCGGGCCGCGATTGCCGGCGGAACACTGGGGATCCTAATACTCGGTGCTCTGGCCCCCGATCTCGTCGATAAACCACTGGCCTGGACCCTCTCAATCCTCCCGAGCGGGCGCTCGCTGGCTCACTCGCTTCTCACGGCCGGGGTTCTCGGGGCCGGCAGTGTTCTGCTGATCAGAAATCCGGGCCGGCGGCGCCAAGCCGGCGTGTTCCTCTTTGGATACGTCGGCCACATTCTCGCCGATGCCGTCCCCGACCTGGTGGCTGGTGATCCCGAAGCGCTCTTCTTCTGGAACTGGCCCTTTGCTCCGCACCCGACCCTCTCGAATGACTACTCCTTCGTGGGCCAACTCTCCGAACTCGGCGGTCAACTCCGACTGCTCGTGGCCGGCGAATTTTCCGCCCTCGGATGGGTCGGGATCGAATTGATCTTTGTCCTGTTGGTCGGTCTACTCTGGCTTGTTGACGGTGCCCCCGGTTGTCCATGCCTCGAACTCGGTCGTCACCGTCACTGA
- a CDS encoding SDR family oxidoreductase: protein MVELSNGVAVVTGAGSGIGRQTAEEFGERGAAVVVADVDVEGGEETVSRIESAGGEARFVEADVTDPEQTEAMVAVALEEFGRLDFAFNNAGIGGPQTPIQETDPEDWQTVVDINLVGVFNSMHAELDAMQDQEEGGVIVNNSSVLGQVGFEGASGYVAAKHGVLGLTKTAALENGETGVRINAISPGFIDTPLLEEGGITSDPAVRDAIEGRHAMNRLGDPAEISSAVVWLCSDEASFVTGETLAVDGGYLSQ, encoded by the coding sequence ATGGTAGAACTCAGCAATGGTGTTGCGGTCGTAACCGGCGCGGGATCGGGAATCGGACGGCAGACCGCCGAAGAGTTCGGGGAGCGAGGGGCGGCCGTCGTCGTCGCAGATGTGGACGTCGAAGGCGGCGAAGAGACCGTCTCGCGGATCGAATCGGCTGGCGGCGAGGCCCGGTTCGTCGAGGCAGACGTCACGGATCCCGAACAGACCGAAGCGATGGTAGCAGTCGCTCTCGAGGAGTTCGGTCGACTCGACTTTGCGTTCAACAACGCCGGGATCGGCGGGCCACAGACCCCAATCCAGGAGACCGACCCCGAGGACTGGCAGACGGTCGTCGATATCAACCTGGTGGGCGTGTTCAACTCGATGCACGCCGAGCTCGATGCGATGCAGGACCAGGAGGAGGGCGGCGTGATCGTCAACAACTCCTCCGTGCTGGGGCAGGTCGGATTCGAGGGTGCTTCCGGATACGTCGCGGCAAAACACGGCGTCCTCGGGTTGACGAAAACGGCGGCGCTGGAGAACGGGGAGACTGGTGTGCGGATCAACGCGATCAGCCCCGGATTCATCGATACGCCGCTACTGGAGGAAGGGGGCATCACGAGCGATCCCGCAGTCCGGGACGCAATCGAGGGTCGCCACGCGATGAACCGTCTCGGGGACCCTGCGGAGATCTCGTCGGCAGTCGTCTGGCTCTGTAGTGACGAGGCGTCGTTTGTAACCGGCGAGACGCTCGCGGTGGATGGTGGCTACCTGAGCCAGTGA